TATCAAGGGAACATCGTGGAGAGGGATCGTAAAGATAAGAGTATCGATAACGTTTCAGATAGCCCTCTGTATCAGCCCGACTGTTGGTCTCGGTGTGATAAACTGGTGTAATCTGTGCTCCTGTGATGGTGAGTCAAAATACAACGATGGATGGAAGTCGCTTGGTGAGTGATGATAAACTGCAAGCGGAACGGACCACGGCTCTGTTTTTGTAGGTGTCATGCGAATATGTGATCTAAGGTATCGTGGAATAAGGGTTACCCCGCGGCCATTAGTGCCGCTTGAAGACTAAAGACACATAGCGGTCGAGACAAATGACTGTCGACTTTTTATGAATTAGCCACGACACGCAAGTGGCTAATTGATAAAAAGTTTTGATGCCAGGGAATCATCTCGCTTTTTGAGTGGTGTTCGAGAGCGTGTCCCGCGCAAGGGGTTCGGTGCCGCCATGGCGCCCGGTCGCGAAAGCAGGCGCTCGTGGGTGTGGGTCGCGTTGGCGCTCGGCTGCCTGCTGCCGCCCCGCCCATGCGCCGGCAGCGTCCACTCGTCCTTCGGGGACAACTCGGGAATGATGACTGGCGAAAACGCCAACGCGGACTACGATGCCATGACAGAAACCGTCGTCAGACTGGCCACTGACACCACCACCCTCTCGGccaccttccctccttacttcccaCGAGCCGTCACCGCCCCGcctgccaccacctcctcttccacgctGCCGCCTCCGTCGCCGCCGCCTCGCTTCCACGCCGCGCCCTCCACCACGCCGGAGCCGCCCCGCATCGACGTCGACCGGCTGGGCAGCGCCACCCGCGTGCTGGTCGAGTGCCATGAGACTCACGGCTTCGCCTCCATCACCTCGTCGACGGGCATCACTTCGCCTGTCACCGCGGCGCCCGTGGCCATGCTTGCCGCGGGTTCCACCCCGCCGCCCGCGGTGGCGTCGGGCGAGGGCGAGGCGGAGGTGGATCTGAGCGCTGTGAAGGTGGGCGAGGACAGCACCGTGGTGGCAGTGGAGGCCCTGAAGTGCCGGCGGGTGGGCGTGGTGGGCGCCCTCCCCGACTGggcctccaccctcaccctctccacgcCTGGCACCCTGTCGCTCGCCCCCGGCTGGTCCTCCGAGGCCACGGAGCTGTGGATGCGAGCGGCGGGCGGGTTGGAGCACAAGGGCGACCTCTGCGCCCTCATGCCTCCCACGCTCCGATTCCTGGACGCGTCGCGCACCCGCCTCGGGGAGCTGGTCGTGGCGTCGGCGTGCGTCCCCCTGCGGCGCGTGGAGGCCGCCCACTCGGCCCTCTCTCGGGTGGCGCTCTGCACGCCCGCGCTCGTCACGCTCCACGTCTCCGGCAACGAGGTGTCCGGCAGCCTGGAGTGGGCGGCCTGTGCGGGCGGGGTCGCGGCCGTGGAGCTGCTGCAGGCCAACCACAATGAGCTGAAATCGGCCTCCACGTGCGGGTGGCCGAGCCTGCACACCCTCGACCTGCGTCACAATCGCCTCACCACCCTCGACCTCACGACCTGCCCGCCCACAAACCTCACTCGCGTCACCGCCGCCCGCAACCTCCTGCAGACGCCGCCCGAACTCACGCCAACCCTCCT
The sequence above is drawn from the Penaeus chinensis breed Huanghai No. 1 chromosome 17, ASM1920278v2, whole genome shotgun sequence genome and encodes:
- the LOC125034005 gene encoding insulin-like growth factor-binding protein complex acid labile subunit; this translates as MAPGRESRRSWVWVALALGCLLPPRPCAGSVHSSFGDNSGMMTGENANADYDAMTETVVRLATDTTTLSATFPPYFPRAVTAPPATTSSSTLPPPSPPPRFHAAPSTTPEPPRIDVDRLGSATRVLVECHETHGFASITSSTGITSPVTAAPVAMLAAGSTPPPAVASGEGEAEVDLSAVKVGEDSTVVAVEALKCRRVGVVGALPDWASTLTLSTPGTLSLAPGWSSEATELWMRAAGGLEHKGDLCALMPPTLRFLDASRTRLGELVVASACVPLRRVEAAHSALSRVALCTPALVTLHVSGNEVSGSLEWAACAGGVAAVELLQANHNELKSASTCGWPSLHTLDLRHNRLTTLDLTTCPPTNLTRVTAARNLLQTPPELTPTLLHVDLSRNSLTELPALTPALLTADFSHNGIVEVGKHRFKRARNLLHLKLAHNHLTQLHAHDLSGLRELLTLDVSHNRLREVSAGSFRHLRHLQRLHLQHNHLTTLDARDLAALTPRTHAILHHNPWACTCSLLTSLQQLQNCATCQHQIVGVECKERGEWVAARAVLRSCLQAVKDVTQRPAGRV